From a region of the Thermomicrobium roseum DSM 5159 genome:
- a CDS encoding aspartate aminotransferase family protein, translating into MSTDRLLGDAYFAQSRQLFERISRTIAGGESSYARLKKGLELCFDHGEGSHFWDIDGHEYIDYSLGYGPLIFGHKPKRVIQAVIEAIERYGTISTFPYELDAEVGELFTELVPGVDLLRFANSGTEATMAAARLARAYTGRPKIVQMEGAYHGWADTHLWSSHPDVWRPQLRPYSPRPIPGSRGIPEVYGEALLIAQYNDRESLERLFAEHGNEIAAVLVEPVQCNSGVILPEPGYLEFLREITRSYGALLIFDEVITGFRLAPGGAQERLGVIPDIATYAKALGAGFPIAAFGGSREVMQLEATNQVMHGGTYTANVVALAAARAVLTEMKTRRDELWAVLNGFGERVREGLREACEAAGLRCIVQGIGPVWHIFFAKPDAPALDRIRNYREAHAYTSIDIYDRFNRAMLRRGVYFHPYHLERWFISTAHSESDVQATLQAAHEAALEVAQSLREQPAADPASLAMPGIAQ; encoded by the coding sequence ATGAGTACCGATCGTTTGCTGGGCGATGCGTATTTCGCCCAGAGCCGGCAGCTTTTCGAGCGGATCAGTCGAACGATCGCAGGTGGCGAGAGTTCCTACGCACGGTTGAAGAAGGGTTTGGAACTCTGCTTCGATCACGGTGAGGGCTCCCACTTCTGGGACATCGATGGTCACGAGTACATCGACTACAGCCTCGGCTATGGTCCCCTGATCTTCGGTCACAAGCCGAAGCGAGTGATCCAGGCGGTCATCGAGGCGATCGAGCGCTATGGAACGATCTCCACGTTCCCGTACGAACTCGATGCCGAAGTCGGCGAGCTGTTCACAGAACTTGTCCCAGGAGTCGATCTCCTGCGGTTCGCCAACTCCGGTACCGAGGCGACCATGGCGGCCGCACGTCTGGCGCGGGCCTATACCGGGCGACCCAAGATCGTCCAGATGGAGGGTGCCTATCACGGGTGGGCCGATACCCACCTGTGGTCCAGCCATCCCGACGTCTGGCGTCCACAGCTGCGGCCCTACAGCCCGCGGCCGATCCCCGGCTCGCGCGGGATCCCGGAGGTCTACGGGGAAGCGCTGCTGATCGCCCAGTACAACGACCGCGAGAGCCTCGAACGGCTCTTCGCCGAGCATGGAAACGAGATCGCTGCTGTTCTCGTCGAGCCAGTGCAGTGCAACTCGGGTGTCATCCTGCCGGAGCCTGGCTACCTCGAGTTCCTGCGCGAGATCACCCGCTCCTACGGCGCGCTGCTCATCTTCGACGAAGTGATCACCGGTTTCCGGCTCGCTCCCGGTGGCGCGCAAGAGCGCCTGGGCGTGATCCCCGATATCGCGACGTACGCCAAGGCACTCGGTGCTGGTTTCCCGATCGCCGCGTTCGGCGGCTCTCGCGAGGTCATGCAACTCGAGGCGACCAATCAAGTCATGCACGGCGGTACGTACACAGCGAACGTCGTCGCGCTCGCGGCCGCACGCGCCGTGCTGACCGAGATGAAGACGCGCCGCGACGAACTCTGGGCCGTCCTCAACGGGTTCGGTGAGCGCGTTCGCGAGGGATTGCGCGAGGCCTGTGAAGCAGCCGGGCTGCGCTGCATCGTGCAGGGGATCGGACCGGTCTGGCACATCTTCTTCGCCAAGCCGGACGCTCCCGCGCTCGATCGGATCCGCAACTATCGCGAGGCGCATGCGTACACCAGTATCGACATCTACGATCGCTTCAACCGGGCGATGCTCCGGCGCGGCGTCTACTTCCACCCCTATCACCTGGAGCGGTGGTTCATTTCGACCGCACACAGCGAGAGCGACGTGCAGGCGACGCTCCAAGCTGCCCACGAAGCCGCGCTGGAAGTCGCACAGTCGCTGCGGGAGCAGCCGGCTGCCGACCCCGCGAGCTTGGCGATGCCCGGCATCGCCCAGTGA
- the rplU gene encoding 50S ribosomal protein L21, with amino-acid sequence MYAVVRTGSKQYRVRVGDVIEVEKLPVEPGQAVTLEEVLLVERDGTVTVGQPVVPGARVVARVLDQVKGPKLIVFKMKPKTRYRRKTGHRQRYTRLQVEAIEVGAAS; translated from the coding sequence GTGTACGCGGTCGTCCGGACAGGAAGCAAACAGTACCGAGTGCGCGTCGGCGACGTCATCGAAGTCGAGAAACTGCCGGTCGAGCCCGGCCAGGCGGTCACGCTGGAGGAGGTCCTGCTGGTCGAGCGCGACGGCACGGTGACGGTCGGTCAGCCGGTCGTCCCGGGAGCGCGGGTCGTGGCCCGGGTGCTCGATCAGGTAAAAGGACCGAAGCTGATCGTCTTCAAGATGAAGCCGAAGACGCGCTATCGCCGCAAGACTGGCCACCGGCAGCGCTATACGCGCTTGCAGGTGGAAGCGATCGAAGTGGGAGCAGCGTCCTGA
- the rpmE gene encoding 50S ribosomal protein L31 codes for MKKGIHPQYYPQATVICTCGNTWTTGSTKPVLRIELCPKCHPFFTGEQRIVDTAGQVERFMRRLEKAQVQPRKKKEERRRKRLERRALLVEEEAAETASEESASEA; via the coding sequence ATGAAGAAGGGGATCCATCCGCAGTACTATCCACAGGCCACGGTCATCTGCACCTGTGGCAATACGTGGACGACCGGCTCGACCAAACCGGTGCTCCGGATCGAGCTCTGCCCGAAGTGCCATCCGTTCTTTACGGGAGAGCAGCGGATCGTGGACACGGCCGGTCAGGTCGAGCGGTTCATGCGACGACTGGAGAAGGCACAGGTTCAGCCGCGCAAGAAGAAGGAAGAGCGGCGACGCAAGCGGCTCGAGCGGCGCGCGCTCCTGGTCGAGGAAGAGGCTGCCGAGACAGCCAGCGAGGAATCGGCCAGCGAGGCCTGA
- a CDS encoding CapA family protein, translating into MRIALIGDVMLGRLVNRILRETSPAYPWGDVLPVLLAADARIANLECVLADTGEPWPGKRFVFRSDRKNVVVLETAQLTAASLANNHVLDFGDRALSEMLEALDRAGIARAGAGHDLAEARRPARFAVGGLSCALIAVTDNEPEWEARPGLPGIFYVPCDPADPRFHDLGELVRETAQRVDAVIVSYHWGPNWGERPLPEHVRAGRTLLEAGARIVYGHSAHITRGVEFYQGGAILYSCGDFVDDYAVDEVERNDESFVFIVMLDGNAVREIQLVPTVIVDFQARRSDPLRAARQCERMRRLCAELGTRAEFANGGLRLLP; encoded by the coding sequence ATTCGGATCGCGCTCATCGGTGATGTGATGCTGGGCCGGTTGGTCAATCGCATCCTGCGCGAGACGTCGCCGGCCTATCCCTGGGGCGACGTCCTGCCCGTCTTGCTTGCAGCCGATGCCCGCATCGCGAATCTCGAATGCGTGCTCGCTGATACCGGTGAGCCGTGGCCTGGCAAGCGCTTCGTGTTCCGGAGCGATCGGAAGAACGTCGTGGTACTGGAGACCGCTCAGCTCACCGCGGCCTCGCTGGCCAACAATCATGTCCTGGACTTCGGTGATCGAGCATTGTCGGAGATGTTGGAGGCGCTGGATCGGGCTGGGATCGCTCGCGCCGGTGCTGGGCACGATCTTGCCGAGGCACGCCGCCCAGCCCGATTCGCCGTCGGCGGCCTTTCCTGCGCACTCATCGCGGTCACTGACAACGAGCCGGAGTGGGAAGCGCGGCCTGGTCTTCCTGGTATCTTCTACGTACCGTGCGATCCTGCTGATCCGCGCTTCCACGATCTCGGCGAGCTCGTGCGGGAGACCGCCCAGCGGGTCGACGCGGTGATCGTCTCGTATCACTGGGGACCGAACTGGGGTGAGCGACCGCTGCCCGAACACGTCCGTGCCGGGCGCACCCTCCTCGAGGCTGGTGCCCGCATCGTCTACGGACACAGTGCGCACATCACGCGTGGCGTCGAGTTCTACCAGGGGGGTGCGATCCTCTACAGCTGTGGCGACTTCGTCGATGACTACGCGGTCGATGAGGTCGAGCGTAACGACGAGTCGTTCGTCTTCATCGTGATGCTCGATGGAAACGCTGTCCGCGAAATCCAGCTGGTGCCAACGGTCATCGTCGATTTTCAGGCGCGTCGCTCCGATCCGTTGCGCGCGGCACGCCAGTGCGAACGAATGCGCCGCCTGTGTGCCGAACTCGGCACGCGGGCCGAGTTCGCGAACGGCGGGCTGCGTCTCTTGCCGTGA
- a CDS encoding 4Fe-4S dicluster domain-containing protein, translated as MTYVIAEPCIGVKDASCVEVCPVDCIKSDPEAEQYFINPDECIDCGVCAEVCPVEAIYFEDDLPEQWRHYLQKNREYFQKQRV; from the coding sequence ATGACGTACGTGATCGCAGAGCCATGCATCGGCGTGAAGGACGCCTCTTGCGTCGAGGTTTGCCCGGTCGATTGCATCAAGTCCGATCCGGAAGCAGAGCAGTACTTCATCAATCCTGACGAGTGCATCGATTGCGGGGTTTGCGCCGAGGTGTGTCCAGTCGAGGCCATCTACTTCGAGGATGATCTGCCGGAGCAGTGGCGACATTACCTGCAGAAGAACCGCGAGTATTTCCAGAAGCAGCGCGTCTGA
- a CDS encoding metal-sensitive transcriptional regulator encodes MDERREEPSCERRVDSYRADKARILARLRRIEGQVHGIIRMVEEDRYCVDILVQLSSVIAAARSVGLLLLEDHIRGCVLGAEDKEAAIQELTEAIERFTRSVG; translated from the coding sequence ATGGACGAGCGACGAGAGGAACCCAGCTGCGAGCGACGAGTCGATTCCTATCGGGCGGATAAGGCGCGCATCCTCGCTCGCCTCCGCCGGATAGAAGGTCAAGTGCACGGCATCATCAGGATGGTGGAAGAGGATCGCTACTGCGTAGACATCCTCGTGCAGCTTTCGTCGGTGATCGCGGCTGCTCGGAGCGTCGGTCTGTTGCTGTTGGAAGATCACATTCGCGGTTGCGTGCTGGGAGCCGAGGACAAGGAAGCAGCGATCCAGGAATTGACGGAAGCCATCGAACGGTTCACCCGCAGCGTGGGCTGA
- a CDS encoding alkyl hydroperoxide reductase: MRAVEERYPTQVVVIGVHSPKFPNEREPQNVRQAVLREEITHPVVHDPALQIWRSYAIRAWPTLVFLSPDGYLLGIHEGEISAESLVRAVGRLLARTGVTTSEPFALLSVLERPQGPLAFPGKLAVDPSRDRLVVSDTGHHRLVIARLDGTVTAVIGDGRPGLVDGTFAEARFREPQGIALVGETCFVADRGNHAIRRIDLAAGTVETLAGTGRLGQGMLSAGPAHQVDLRSPWALWHRRGLLFVAMAGSHQIWVLDLASGIIQPYAGSGMEGIQGGPLERAWFAQPSGLASDDRALYVACPEASAIRTVDLPGTPNPKVGRLVGTGLFDFGDRDGTGDTVLLQHPLDVAWTGEELLVADTYNHKIKRLDPVARRCSSWLGTGQPGHEDGPPERARFWEPSGLATTFDRVYVADTNNHAVRVIDRTTGLVRTLELQGLAAPSD; this comes from the coding sequence TTGCGGGCGGTCGAGGAACGGTATCCGACCCAAGTCGTCGTCATCGGTGTCCATTCACCTAAGTTTCCCAACGAACGTGAACCGCAGAATGTCCGTCAGGCTGTTCTCCGCGAAGAGATCACGCATCCAGTCGTGCACGATCCAGCCCTCCAGATTTGGCGCAGCTACGCGATCCGCGCCTGGCCGACCTTGGTGTTCCTGAGTCCGGACGGGTATCTTCTCGGTATTCACGAGGGTGAGATCTCCGCTGAGAGTCTGGTGCGAGCAGTCGGGCGTTTGCTCGCGCGCACGGGAGTGACGACGAGCGAGCCCTTCGCACTGCTCTCGGTGCTGGAACGCCCACAGGGACCGCTCGCATTCCCCGGTAAGCTGGCGGTCGATCCCAGCAGAGACCGGCTCGTGGTGAGCGATACGGGGCATCACCGGCTGGTCATCGCTCGGCTGGACGGGACAGTGACGGCAGTGATCGGAGACGGTCGACCAGGTCTCGTGGACGGGACGTTCGCTGAAGCGCGCTTTCGCGAGCCGCAAGGGATCGCGTTGGTGGGCGAGACCTGTTTCGTCGCTGACCGGGGCAACCATGCCATCCGTCGCATCGATTTGGCGGCAGGCACTGTCGAGACACTCGCCGGAACCGGTCGGCTCGGGCAGGGGATGCTCAGTGCGGGGCCAGCCCATCAGGTCGACCTGCGCTCTCCCTGGGCGCTCTGGCATCGGAGGGGGTTGCTCTTCGTGGCGATGGCTGGTAGTCACCAGATCTGGGTGCTCGATCTCGCCAGCGGCATCATCCAGCCGTATGCCGGCTCGGGGATGGAGGGGATCCAGGGAGGACCGCTCGAGCGCGCCTGGTTCGCCCAGCCCTCCGGCCTGGCGAGCGACGATCGCGCCCTCTACGTCGCCTGTCCGGAGGCCAGTGCCATCCGCACGGTCGATCTGCCCGGCACGCCGAATCCCAAGGTCGGTCGTCTCGTGGGCACCGGACTCTTCGATTTCGGTGATCGTGACGGCACAGGAGATACCGTACTCCTGCAGCATCCGCTCGACGTGGCCTGGACCGGTGAGGAACTGCTCGTCGCTGACACCTACAATCACAAAATCAAGCGACTCGATCCTGTGGCCCGTCGTTGCTCGAGCTGGTTGGGCACCGGCCAGCCGGGACATGAGGATGGCCCACCCGAGCGAGCGCGCTTCTGGGAACCAAGCGGTTTGGCTACCACGTTCGATCGGGTGTATGTCGCCGACACGAACAACCATGCGGTCCGGGTCATCGACCGGACAACCGGTCTGGTACGGACTCTGGAGTTGCAGGGCCTGGCAGCTCCTTCGGACTGA
- a CDS encoding heavy metal translocating P-type ATPase, protein MSDPREQRRAESTPVVRLAIEGMTCASCVRRVERALASVPGVAEASVNLATEEAAVTLSRPDVAVEELTTAIERAGYHARPLATPPASEAEAAATVELAIEGMTCASCVRRVERALSQVPGVQEASVNLASERALVRYDPHTTSLDALIGAVEAAGYHAAIVPTIPAVAEASDEAEQRRARQLRRLRDEVILAWVLALPVVALNMFVPPSRWSSIVLLVATLPVWGYLGRRFHFAALHNLRHGQFTMDTLVSLGTSAAFFSSLASTLAALWAPHAHVGHTYYDVAAVVIAAILLGRYLEARARGQTTSAVRRLLGLQPKTARVRRGGREIEIPVHEVLPGDLVVVRPGERIPVDGFVIEGRSAVDESMLTGESLPVEKGPGDRVWGGTLNTTGTFVLQATAVGQATVLAQIVRLVQHAQGSKAPIQSLVDRVASVFVQAVIVIALLTFAGWWLVTGDPLRGLLPAVAVLVIACPCAMGLATPTAVIVGTGRGAELGVLVKRAEVFERMERLTTIVLDKTGTLTLGRPTVTDVIPVAGWSAEELLRLAAAAESRSEHPLARAVIEAALENDSTVPSVERFEAFPGRGVEALVAERMLLVGTMRFLQERGVTVEPASEDAAALEAAGKTVIAVAVDGTLAGLIGLADRPRPEAPTVVRALRDRGLRVVLLTGDNERTARSIARAVGIDEVRANVLPDQKASVIRALQEEGQIVGMVGDGINDAPALAQADVGIAMGSGTDVALEAGDVVLVRPDLHGILVALELARRTLATIRWNLFWAFAYNTVLIPVAAAGLLNPMLAGLAMALSSVFVVSNSLRLRRFTPAGWEGRETGRIGAESSVLAAR, encoded by the coding sequence ATGAGCGATCCGCGTGAACAGCGACGAGCCGAGTCGACTCCAGTCGTGCGCCTGGCCATCGAGGGGATGACGTGCGCTTCCTGCGTGCGCCGGGTGGAGCGAGCGCTTGCCTCGGTGCCGGGTGTCGCGGAAGCGAGTGTCAACCTCGCGACCGAAGAGGCAGCAGTGACGTTGAGTCGGCCAGATGTCGCGGTGGAAGAACTGACTACGGCGATCGAGCGCGCTGGCTACCACGCTCGACCGCTCGCGACTCCACCCGCCAGTGAAGCAGAGGCGGCAGCGACGGTCGAGTTGGCTATCGAGGGAATGACCTGTGCCTCGTGTGTCCGCCGCGTCGAGCGAGCACTGAGCCAGGTGCCAGGGGTGCAGGAGGCAAGCGTCAACCTGGCGAGCGAGCGTGCGCTGGTTCGCTACGATCCGCACACGACGAGCCTCGATGCCTTGATCGGCGCCGTCGAAGCGGCTGGCTACCATGCTGCGATCGTGCCGACCATTCCGGCGGTAGCCGAGGCGAGCGACGAGGCGGAGCAGCGTCGTGCGCGTCAGCTGCGGCGGCTGCGCGACGAAGTCATTCTGGCCTGGGTGCTCGCGCTGCCAGTCGTGGCGCTGAACATGTTCGTGCCGCCATCGCGGTGGTCCAGCATCGTCCTGCTCGTCGCGACGCTACCGGTGTGGGGCTATTTGGGACGCCGCTTCCACTTCGCGGCGCTGCACAATCTGCGACACGGCCAGTTTACGATGGACACATTGGTCAGCTTGGGGACGAGTGCTGCCTTCTTCTCCTCGCTCGCCAGTACGCTTGCGGCCCTCTGGGCACCGCACGCGCATGTCGGTCACACCTATTACGACGTCGCGGCAGTGGTGATCGCGGCGATTTTGCTGGGCCGCTATCTCGAAGCGCGGGCGCGGGGGCAAACGACGTCGGCCGTGCGGCGACTGCTCGGATTGCAGCCGAAGACGGCGCGTGTCCGGCGCGGGGGTCGCGAGATCGAGATTCCGGTGCACGAGGTCTTACCCGGTGATCTCGTCGTCGTGCGGCCTGGCGAGCGGATTCCGGTCGATGGTTTCGTCATCGAGGGACGCTCGGCGGTCGACGAGAGCATGTTGACCGGGGAGAGCCTGCCGGTCGAGAAGGGCCCGGGTGATCGCGTGTGGGGCGGGACGCTCAACACCACGGGCACCTTCGTCCTCCAGGCAACCGCTGTCGGGCAGGCGACTGTGCTCGCTCAGATCGTCCGTCTCGTGCAGCATGCTCAGGGCTCGAAGGCTCCCATCCAGTCCCTGGTCGATCGCGTGGCGAGCGTCTTCGTGCAGGCGGTGATCGTGATCGCGCTCCTCACTTTCGCGGGATGGTGGCTGGTAACCGGTGATCCATTGCGGGGTTTGTTGCCGGCTGTCGCGGTGCTCGTCATCGCCTGCCCCTGCGCGATGGGACTGGCCACACCAACTGCCGTCATCGTGGGGACAGGTCGCGGTGCGGAACTCGGCGTGCTCGTGAAGCGTGCCGAGGTCTTCGAGCGCATGGAGCGGCTCACGACGATAGTCCTGGACAAGACCGGCACGCTCACGCTCGGGCGACCGACCGTGACCGACGTCATCCCGGTTGCGGGCTGGAGCGCCGAGGAACTCCTGCGACTCGCCGCGGCGGCGGAATCGCGTAGCGAGCATCCGCTGGCGCGGGCGGTCATCGAGGCCGCGCTGGAGAACGACTCGACGGTGCCGTCGGTGGAGCGGTTCGAGGCGTTCCCGGGCCGCGGTGTGGAAGCGCTGGTCGCGGAGCGCATGCTCCTCGTCGGTACGATGCGCTTTCTCCAGGAGCGCGGCGTCACCGTCGAGCCGGCGAGCGAGGACGCAGCGGCACTCGAAGCAGCCGGCAAGACGGTGATTGCGGTGGCGGTCGATGGTACTCTCGCAGGCCTCATCGGGCTCGCCGATCGGCCGCGCCCGGAAGCGCCGACCGTCGTGCGCGCGTTGCGGGACCGTGGTCTACGCGTCGTGCTCTTGACCGGCGACAACGAGCGGACAGCGCGCAGCATAGCACGGGCGGTCGGCATCGACGAGGTTCGGGCTAATGTCTTGCCTGACCAGAAGGCGAGCGTCATCCGTGCGCTCCAGGAAGAGGGCCAGATCGTCGGCATGGTCGGTGATGGGATCAATGACGCTCCTGCCCTTGCCCAGGCAGACGTCGGGATCGCGATGGGGAGCGGAACGGATGTCGCGCTCGAGGCTGGTGACGTCGTGCTGGTGCGACCGGACCTGCATGGGATTCTGGTCGCGCTGGAGCTCGCTCGACGGACACTGGCGACCATCCGCTGGAACCTCTTCTGGGCGTTCGCGTACAACACCGTGCTCATCCCTGTCGCAGCCGCCGGGCTTTTGAACCCGATGCTGGCTGGCCTGGCCATGGCATTGAGTTCGGTCTTCGTGGTGTCGAACTCGCTGCGCTTGCGCCGGTTCACGCCCGCTGGTTGGGAAGGACGAGAGACCGGCCGAATCGGCGCGGAGAGTAGCGTCCTCGCGGCGCGGTGA
- a CDS encoding EAL domain-containing protein: protein MHTATKLADIAQELSLETTWGEGRSWLTVHFPEQPGLQEFLRVALDRLTEEELDSTQASVGTAASPLAAEIPSIKPLRRLAAALESIWFEELLVNGQLTCAFQPIVNASDRRTAGYEALLRARRPDGTILSAAEILRAARALDRITTLDVRARILALEQAKKHELDGLLFINFTPSAIDDPTTCLQTTWAAAERLRIDPGKVVFEVIESESLTNLRHAADVLAAYRQRGFRVALDDIGSAHSGLVWLSALQPDFVKIDRQLTAGLAAVVAKRAIVAKLAELCRQIGARTITEGLEDEADASVAVELGVDFLQGYPFGHPQIREQMSDS from the coding sequence ATGCACACCGCGACCAAGCTCGCCGACATTGCGCAGGAGCTCTCCCTGGAGACGACGTGGGGAGAAGGGCGGAGCTGGCTCACGGTCCACTTCCCCGAGCAACCAGGTCTGCAAGAGTTCCTCCGAGTAGCCCTCGACCGCCTGACCGAGGAAGAACTCGACAGCACGCAAGCCTCGGTCGGAACCGCCGCGAGCCCGCTCGCAGCCGAGATTCCCTCGATCAAACCCTTGCGTCGCCTGGCTGCCGCACTGGAAAGTATCTGGTTCGAGGAGCTACTCGTCAATGGACAACTGACGTGCGCCTTCCAACCGATCGTCAACGCTTCGGATCGTCGAACCGCTGGTTACGAGGCCCTGTTGCGTGCCCGTCGACCTGATGGAACGATCCTGAGTGCCGCAGAGATTCTCCGAGCCGCCCGCGCACTCGATCGCATCACGACTCTCGATGTTCGGGCAAGAATTCTCGCGCTCGAGCAGGCCAAGAAGCACGAACTCGATGGCTTGCTCTTCATCAACTTCACACCGAGCGCCATCGACGATCCAACCACGTGCCTCCAGACCACATGGGCCGCGGCGGAACGGCTCAGGATCGATCCGGGGAAGGTCGTCTTCGAGGTGATCGAGAGCGAATCGCTGACCAATCTGCGCCACGCAGCTGATGTTCTCGCTGCCTATCGCCAGCGCGGTTTCCGGGTGGCCCTCGATGATATCGGCTCCGCTCATTCAGGCTTGGTATGGCTGAGCGCACTCCAACCGGACTTCGTCAAGATCGATCGTCAATTGACAGCGGGGCTCGCCGCTGTCGTTGCGAAGCGCGCGATCGTTGCCAAACTCGCCGAACTCTGCCGGCAGATCGGGGCACGGACGATCACCGAGGGACTCGAGGACGAGGCTGACGCATCCGTGGCGGTCGAGTTGGGAGTCGACTTCCTGCAAGGGTATCCCTTCGGCCACCCACAAATCCGGGAGCAAATGAGCGACAGCTGA
- the rpmA gene encoding 50S ribosomal protein L27 encodes MAHKKGGGSTRNGRDSRAKRLGVKRYDGQFVPAGSVLVRQRGTVFRPGRNVGMGRDYTLFALIDGYVKFEPISRDKRRVSVYPEPVGRTLPAPAGSATA; translated from the coding sequence GTGGCGCACAAGAAGGGTGGCGGGTCGACTCGGAACGGGCGCGATAGCCGAGCCAAGCGGCTGGGCGTCAAGCGGTACGATGGGCAGTTCGTGCCGGCGGGTAGCGTGCTCGTCCGCCAGCGTGGAACGGTCTTCCGCCCGGGGCGCAACGTGGGAATGGGGCGGGACTACACGCTCTTCGCCCTGATCGATGGGTACGTGAAGTTCGAGCCGATTTCGCGCGATAAGCGGCGGGTCAGCGTCTATCCGGAGCCGGTCGGGCGGACACTGCCTGCTCCGGCGGGGAGCGCGACAGCATGA